One segment of Olsenella uli DSM 7084 DNA contains the following:
- the hpdB gene encoding 4-hydroxyphenylacetate decarboxylase large subunit translates to MDSKQAKINEILEDRNRFRSLDVDAMEDYSEEPIPDPSPRFTKLMDIYYVLKNTIDMEYPYWYNRTWWQNDGDLPEIRRAKSEAAALSHMTPTIWPGELLVMNKTKNWRGAFCFPWVDASFFNAQAEALLAQADAPALSAADSVSQVGAGGGNVTKSFGNVVSIAQKFGLRKEEIPVLVKVARYWMTNSVEVKTAEYSAMIPDYYKYKSYRDTVLVMFDSWAIPQGREVMNYYMPLEYGFDRLLEMCDEKIADLLGEADNGDGVLGMSRGYYYIAMKEIIKGLIQWAENYAKRATFQAELETDPQQKKDYEDIAVVMHNIAHKQPSSFREALQLTFLLHLAVVNEDPQSGQSIGRIGQVLQPFYAKDLREGKITEEDAIELLELYRIKITSIECFASSGVTGGVLSGNTFNNLGLGGLGLDGLTAVTPLEYLIVEAGTRGKTTQPTLSVLYDEKTPEDFLMKAARCCKGGMGYPAWMNNQTGMNYMLRNYHDEDMTVEDARAWMLGGCLESSPGTFLPLHYDGKVTMVPGGAGPTAGTGIHFTGLPKMLELVLTNGRDVRTGIQVFEPHNNKLETLQDVWDVWSAYMEELLEISNRVNNIQMDIWRKINPPTVASLLKPDCFAKGQTLSNMGCRYNATINFESCGTVTFINAMASLKKNVYDEKKYTIEEMTDALLNNFGFKTAFETGVFSPDHREATEDAPKYEKIFFDCVNAPKFGNADPYVDSLMVDYEILMKKLVPACKSYMGKPLYMCQISVSTHGPQGAITLADAGGRLAGTTYSDGSVSAAAATDKNGIYAVFESATCYDHSMCQNAQMNVKIHPTAVKGAQGTRKLLDVIRAYMRKGGFHVQFNITSSKVLRAAQQKPEEYRDLMVRVAGFTQYWCEIGKPIQDEVIYRTEYDQ, encoded by the coding sequence GTGGATAGCAAACAGGCAAAGATCAACGAGATCCTTGAGGACAGGAATCGCTTCCGCTCCTTGGACGTCGACGCCATGGAGGATTACTCCGAGGAGCCCATTCCTGATCCGTCTCCGCGTTTCACCAAGCTCATGGACATCTACTATGTCCTGAAGAACACCATCGACATGGAGTATCCGTACTGGTACAACCGCACTTGGTGGCAGAACGACGGCGACCTTCCCGAGATCCGCCGCGCCAAGTCCGAGGCAGCGGCCCTCTCGCACATGACTCCGACCATCTGGCCGGGTGAGCTCCTCGTCATGAACAAGACCAAGAACTGGCGTGGCGCCTTCTGCTTCCCCTGGGTCGACGCCTCCTTCTTCAACGCCCAGGCCGAGGCCCTTCTCGCCCAGGCCGACGCCCCCGCCCTCTCCGCCGCCGACAGCGTCTCCCAGGTCGGTGCCGGCGGTGGCAACGTCACCAAGTCTTTCGGCAACGTCGTCTCCATCGCCCAGAAGTTCGGTCTGCGCAAGGAGGAGATCCCCGTCCTCGTCAAGGTCGCCCGTTACTGGATGACCAACTCCGTCGAGGTCAAGACCGCCGAGTACTCTGCGATGATCCCTGATTACTACAAGTACAAGAGCTATCGCGACACCGTCCTGGTCATGTTCGACTCCTGGGCCATCCCTCAGGGCCGCGAGGTCATGAACTACTACATGCCTCTCGAGTACGGCTTTGACCGCCTGCTTGAGATGTGCGACGAGAAGATCGCCGATCTCCTGGGCGAGGCTGACAACGGCGACGGCGTCCTCGGCATGAGCCGTGGCTACTACTACATCGCCATGAAGGAGATCATCAAGGGCCTCATCCAGTGGGCCGAGAACTATGCCAAGAGGGCCACCTTCCAGGCTGAGCTCGAGACCGACCCCCAGCAGAAGAAGGATTACGAGGATATCGCTGTCGTGATGCACAACATTGCTCACAAGCAGCCCTCCAGCTTCCGCGAGGCCCTTCAGCTCACCTTCCTGCTCCACCTCGCCGTCGTCAACGAGGACCCCCAGTCCGGTCAGTCCATCGGCCGCATCGGCCAGGTCCTGCAGCCGTTCTACGCCAAGGATCTCCGCGAGGGCAAGATCACCGAGGAAGACGCCATCGAGCTGCTCGAGCTCTACCGCATCAAGATCACCTCGATCGAGTGCTTCGCCTCCTCTGGCGTCACCGGTGGCGTTCTCTCGGGCAACACCTTCAACAACCTTGGCCTTGGTGGCCTGGGCCTTGACGGCCTGACCGCCGTGACCCCGCTCGAGTACCTCATCGTCGAGGCCGGCACGCGCGGCAAGACCACCCAGCCCACGCTCTCCGTCCTCTATGACGAGAAGACCCCCGAGGACTTCCTCATGAAGGCCGCCCGCTGCTGCAAGGGTGGCATGGGCTACCCCGCGTGGATGAACAACCAGACCGGCATGAACTACATGCTCCGCAACTACCACGACGAGGACATGACCGTCGAGGACGCCCGCGCCTGGATGCTCGGCGGCTGCCTCGAGTCCTCTCCCGGGACCTTCCTGCCGCTGCACTATGACGGCAAGGTCACCATGGTTCCTGGTGGCGCTGGTCCCACCGCTGGCACCGGAATCCACTTCACCGGACTGCCCAAGATGCTCGAGCTCGTCCTCACCAACGGACGTGACGTGCGGACCGGCATCCAGGTCTTCGAGCCCCACAACAACAAGCTCGAGACCCTCCAGGACGTCTGGGATGTCTGGAGCGCCTACATGGAGGAGCTCCTCGAGATCTCCAACAGGGTCAACAACATCCAGATGGACATCTGGCGCAAGATCAACCCGCCGACCGTCGCCTCCCTGCTGAAGCCCGACTGCTTCGCCAAGGGCCAGACGCTCTCCAACATGGGCTGCCGCTATAACGCCACCATCAACTTCGAATCCTGCGGCACCGTCACCTTCATCAACGCCATGGCATCGCTGAAGAAGAATGTCTATGACGAGAAGAAGTACACCATCGAGGAGATGACCGACGCCCTCCTCAACAACTTCGGGTTCAAGACCGCCTTCGAGACCGGCGTGTTCTCGCCCGACCATCGCGAGGCCACCGAGGATGCTCCCAAGTACGAGAAGATCTTCTTCGACTGCGTGAACGCCCCCAAGTTCGGCAACGCCGACCCCTACGTCGACAGCCTCATGGTCGACTACGAGATCCTCATGAAGAAGCTTGTCCCGGCCTGCAAGTCCTACATGGGCAAGCCGCTCTACATGTGCCAGATCTCCGTCTCCACGCATGGTCCGCAGGGCGCCATCACCTTGGCCGACGCCGGTGGCCGCCTTGCCGGCACCACCTACTCCGACGGCTCCGTCTCCGCCGCCGCCGCCACCGACAAGAACGGCATCTACGCCGTCTTCGAGTCCGCCACCTGCTATGACCACTCCATGTGCCAGAACGCTCAGATGAACGTCAAGATTCACCCGACGGCCGTCAAGGGCGCCCAGGGCACCCGCAAGCTCCTCGACGTCATCCGTGCCTACATGCGCAAGGGCGGCTTCCATGTGCAGTTCAACATCACCAGTTCCAAGGTGCTGCGCGCTGCCCAGCAGAAGCCCGAGGAGTACCGCGACCTCATGGTCCGCGTCGCAGGCTTCACCCAGTACTGGTGCGAGATCGGCAAGCCCATCCAGGACGAGGTCATCTACCGCACCGAGTACGACCAGTAG
- the hpdA gene encoding 4-hydroxyphenylacetate decarboxylase activase, giving the protein MSEQLTGMVFDIQSYSVHDGPGCRTNVFLDGCPLECRWCANPESQRPRKQLMFAERTCKWDQGCRACRDACPHGSLAVSDEAGPSFNWKACLECETIECVNSCAAGALKQPVREMTVDGLLGVLDRDRSNWGSDGGVTFTGGEPLMQSDFLVEVLKGCRKTWIHTAIETSGFTSTERFLEVFKRIDFAFVDMKNMDDEAHVWGTGVSNKQILRNISALAQTNWPGRLVLRVPTIAGYNDSDENARQVIDFMNENDLYEINLLKFHRMGQTKWEQLGLEYEYANKGDMDDERMSELQDMYLDAGIACYVGDDTPF; this is encoded by the coding sequence ATGAGTGAACAGCTCACTGGCATGGTCTTTGATATCCAGAGCTATTCCGTCCATGACGGACCTGGCTGCCGAACCAACGTCTTCCTCGACGGCTGTCCGCTCGAATGTCGCTGGTGTGCCAACCCGGAGAGTCAGAGGCCCAGGAAGCAGCTTATGTTTGCCGAGCGTACCTGCAAGTGGGACCAGGGGTGTCGGGCATGCCGCGACGCGTGCCCCCACGGATCCCTGGCGGTGTCCGACGAGGCCGGTCCCTCCTTCAACTGGAAGGCCTGCCTCGAGTGCGAGACCATCGAGTGCGTCAACAGCTGTGCCGCCGGCGCCCTCAAGCAGCCGGTTCGCGAGATGACCGTGGACGGGCTCCTTGGGGTCCTCGACCGCGACCGCAGCAACTGGGGCTCTGATGGCGGCGTCACCTTCACCGGTGGCGAGCCGCTCATGCAGTCGGACTTCCTGGTCGAAGTCCTCAAGGGCTGTCGCAAGACCTGGATACACACCGCGATCGAGACCTCCGGCTTTACCTCCACCGAGCGTTTCCTGGAGGTTTTCAAGCGCATCGACTTCGCTTTCGTCGACATGAAGAACATGGACGACGAGGCTCATGTATGGGGTACCGGAGTCAGCAACAAGCAGATCCTCAGGAACATATCTGCCCTGGCCCAGACAAACTGGCCGGGTCGTCTGGTTCTGCGCGTGCCCACCATCGCCGGATACAACGACTCCGACGAGAACGCCAGGCAGGTCATCGACTTCATGAACGAGAACGACCTCTATGAGATCAACCTCCTGAAGTTCCACAGGATGGGCCAGACCAAGTGGGAACAGCTCGGTCTTGAATACGAATACGCCAATAAGGGCGACATGGACGACGAGCGCATGAGCGAGCTCCAGGACATGTATCTCGATGCCGGCATTGCCTGCTACGTTGGCGACGACACTCCGTTCTAG
- a CDS encoding response regulator transcription factor yields the protein MSEHVLVVDDSREIADLVTTLLGAEGIHADACHDGESALERFAERGYGLVILDIMMPGLDGWEVCRRIRRTSAVPVLFLSAKSEEMDVVRGFSLDADDYITKPFKPFELIARVKARLRRAARPDGILCAQGIALEPLTHRATLHDLELSLTPKEFGILELLLRNAGRPVPNRMIYEEVWRDAYLPSANNTVMVHIRNLRHKLAGIDSSAHPIQTVWGVGYRVADGRLEAGE from the coding sequence ATGTCCGAACATGTGCTCGTTGTAGATGACAGCAGGGAGATTGCGGACCTCGTCACCACGCTGCTCGGGGCCGAGGGCATCCATGCCGATGCGTGCCACGACGGGGAGAGCGCCCTTGAGCGCTTTGCCGAGAGGGGCTATGGCCTCGTGATCCTCGACATCATGATGCCCGGCCTGGACGGGTGGGAGGTCTGTCGGCGCATTCGACGGACCTCGGCGGTGCCCGTCCTGTTCCTCTCGGCAAAGTCCGAGGAGATGGACGTGGTCAGGGGCTTCTCCCTGGATGCGGACGACTACATCACCAAGCCCTTCAAGCCGTTCGAACTGATCGCCCGCGTGAAGGCGCGGCTACGCAGGGCCGCCCGGCCCGACGGCATCCTCTGCGCCCAGGGCATCGCGCTCGAACCCCTGACGCATAGGGCCACCCTGCACGACCTGGAACTCTCGCTCACCCCAAAGGAGTTCGGCATCCTCGAACTCCTGCTCAGGAACGCAGGCAGGCCCGTACCGAACCGTATGATATACGAGGAGGTATGGCGCGATGCGTACCTCCCCTCGGCCAACAACACGGTCATGGTGCACATCAGGAACCTGAGGCACAAGCTGGCCGGCATCGATTCCTCGGCACACCCCATCCAGACCGTGTGGGGCGTCGGATACAGGGTCGCTGACGGCAGGCTGGAGGCAGGCGAATGA
- a CDS encoding tetratricopeptide repeat protein codes for MPNSLEMIDEAWERFRREPERLETYLAELLDKIERERGAVSPDFVTVSNELGSFYRTHAMYEKGEEAFLRALSSIERLVGRGDYYAICMGNLGELYRLWGRPEDAGRCLDIAETCFEDKGSAEFAACLNYRGHLCSTMGRLEDARRHYRHALELVSAIEGHEYEVEAALGNLASACEALGDYEEAYGLLLRAKAFYDDGALAPRAHYVSLLNSIALALERLGRDGEAREVYLEEIDAMRTTPVSPVDAAVSFANAGDFFHRTGDTSRLAQIKDELGHIAATPGIGDNHIVLRSLERARAWE; via the coding sequence GTGCCGAATTCCCTCGAGATGATCGACGAGGCCTGGGAGCGCTTTCGCAGGGAGCCCGAGAGGCTCGAGACCTATCTTGCCGAGCTGCTTGACAAGATCGAGCGGGAGCGGGGTGCCGTCTCACCTGACTTCGTGACCGTCTCCAACGAGCTCGGGTCCTTCTACCGCACACATGCCATGTACGAGAAGGGCGAAGAGGCCTTCCTGCGCGCCCTCTCCTCGATAGAGCGGCTGGTGGGGCGCGGCGACTACTATGCCATCTGCATGGGCAACCTTGGCGAGCTCTATCGCCTTTGGGGCAGGCCCGAGGATGCGGGGCGCTGCCTTGACATCGCCGAGACCTGCTTCGAGGACAAGGGTTCGGCCGAGTTTGCCGCCTGCCTCAACTACCGCGGGCACCTCTGCTCCACCATGGGACGTCTAGAGGACGCCCGCAGGCACTACAGGCATGCCCTTGAGCTGGTGTCGGCCATCGAGGGGCACGAGTACGAGGTGGAAGCAGCCCTTGGCAACCTCGCGAGCGCCTGCGAGGCCTTGGGAGACTATGAGGAGGCCTACGGGCTGCTGCTTCGTGCCAAGGCCTTCTATGATGACGGGGCGCTTGCCCCGCGGGCGCACTACGTGTCGCTCCTCAACAGCATCGCCCTGGCCCTCGAACGGCTTGGGAGGGACGGGGAGGCGCGCGAGGTCTACCTCGAGGAGATCGATGCCATGCGGACAACGCCCGTGAGCCCTGTCGACGCTGCCGTGTCCTTTGCCAACGCAGGGGACTTCTTCCACCGGACGGGCGACACCAGTCGGCTCGCGCAGATCAAAGACGAGCTCGGGCACATTGCCGCGACGCCTGGCATAGGGGACAACCACATCGTGCTGAGGTCGCTCGAGAGGGCGAGAGCCTGGGAATAG
- a CDS encoding MFS transporter: protein MEKISKETAKRFGTLTVIAAWLAVFCLFGYRSSFSIMQKDLMGAMGWTSTQASLGYCFMMTFYAITAFFSGRLIDSRGTRPTYFIGAICCFLGFFLTSFIPEGAPFAFPVYLVTYGIFAGIGTGMLWVSSTISCRKWYVGAKYGSAWGLAFMGAPMAQLLLTIVISPVLKDAGWSVGMKILSVIMAVMLIVAALVAKPMPDKLEDEGGSPVKPFGFDSLPKKAASAKPARSWSLGEAFRTKALWLDIFAFMFAVMGEFLIWSQIVLFFANNFGWDKIFPMEGTPLLGTIPLGNLIYMLIGLAGIFAMPLTGKFSDNLVRKMGDERRARKIMLVIAPACGIIGCLLALTGNIPLVCLGMIILAIYWGIEPGGAAGYAGTVFGGASLGKIWGLATLIIMGIGPSFGTFMGAFLPNATGIQSSTLFFGMGAFVVSLLCGALLPTKVEE, encoded by the coding sequence ATGGAAAAGATTTCCAAGGAGACCGCGAAGAGGTTCGGTACCCTTACCGTCATCGCCGCTTGGCTCGCAGTCTTCTGCCTCTTTGGATACCGCTCCTCCTTCTCGATCATGCAGAAGGACCTCATGGGCGCCATGGGTTGGACTTCCACCCAGGCCTCCCTCGGCTACTGCTTCATGATGACCTTCTACGCCATCACCGCCTTCTTCAGTGGCAGGCTCATCGACTCTCGCGGTACCCGTCCCACCTACTTCATCGGTGCCATCTGCTGTTTCCTCGGCTTCTTCCTGACCTCGTTCATACCAGAGGGCGCCCCGTTCGCCTTCCCGGTGTACCTGGTCACCTATGGCATCTTCGCCGGCATCGGCACGGGCATGCTCTGGGTCTCCTCGACCATCTCCTGCCGTAAGTGGTACGTCGGCGCAAAGTACGGCTCCGCCTGGGGTCTCGCCTTCATGGGCGCTCCCATGGCCCAGCTTCTCCTCACCATCGTGATCTCGCCTGTCCTCAAGGACGCCGGTTGGTCCGTGGGCATGAAGATACTGTCCGTCATCATGGCCGTCATGCTCATCGTCGCCGCGCTGGTGGCCAAGCCCATGCCTGACAAGCTGGAGGACGAGGGGGGCAGCCCTGTCAAGCCCTTTGGCTTTGACTCCCTGCCCAAGAAGGCCGCCTCCGCAAAGCCCGCCCGCTCCTGGTCCCTTGGCGAGGCCTTCAGGACCAAGGCCCTGTGGCTCGACATCTTTGCGTTCATGTTTGCCGTCATGGGCGAGTTCCTGATCTGGTCCCAGATCGTCCTGTTCTTCGCCAACAACTTTGGCTGGGACAAGATCTTCCCGATGGAGGGCACGCCACTGCTGGGCACCATCCCCCTGGGCAACCTCATCTACATGCTCATCGGCCTGGCGGGCATCTTTGCCATGCCACTCACGGGAAAGTTCTCTGACAACCTGGTCCGCAAGATGGGTGACGAGCGTCGCGCCCGTAAGATCATGCTCGTCATCGCTCCCGCCTGCGGCATCATTGGCTGCCTGCTCGCCCTCACCGGCAACATCCCCCTGGTCTGCCTCGGCATGATCATCCTTGCCATCTACTGGGGCATCGAGCCTGGTGGTGCGGCCGGCTATGCCGGCACCGTCTTCGGCGGCGCCTCGCTTGGCAAGATCTGGGGCCTTGCCACCCTGATCATCATGGGCATCGGGCCCTCGTTCGGCACGTTCATGGGCGCCTTCCTGCCCAACGCCACCGGCATCCAGTCCTCCACGCTATTCTTTGGCATGGGCGCCTTCGTGGTCTCTCTGCTCTGCGGTGCTCTCCTCCCGACCAAGGTCGAGGAGTGA
- the hpdC gene encoding 4-hydroxyphenylacetate decarboxylase small subunit — protein sequence MAHYNYESLYYLPLDCEKGMDLRTREIIPYDGEADPETFKEGFLCKFCKCFCDPDSHGIGVCKGFDKEEWAYGDCGSFSCEKFARN from the coding sequence ATGGCGCACTACAACTACGAGAGCCTGTACTATCTGCCGCTCGACTGCGAGAAGGGCATGGACCTGCGCACCCGGGAGATTATCCCGTACGATGGCGAGGCCGACCCCGAGACCTTCAAGGAGGGCTTCCTCTGCAAGTTCTGCAAGTGCTTCTGTGACCCCGACTCCCACGGCATTGGCGTCTGCAAGGGATTCGACAAGGAGGAGTGGGCCTATGGCGACTGCGGCTCCTTCTCGTGCGAGAAGTTTGCCCGTAACTAG
- a CDS encoding sensor histidine kinase, protein MRQRLNRQSQQLFRKTFVRMLVALVVYTAAFAALALWANLSVFPSIAEGIAESAHWTEVSQERYRQINAMGQSTTLDAWPTTDGRYMARDLSDYRRFQQLKMPAVSVAYTLGAVALLFVTLRRSFSYFDELSNGVTSLLGDPERQIELSDDLSLTQGDLLRIQRRALSDAKAAKMAEQRKDELVAYIAHDIRTPLTTILGYLDILRSTPDLPSDARGRYAQISYDSATRLNDLLDEFFEVTRYNLQSIPLKREDTDVALLCRQVEEELHPDSQARGVAIAHGGPDELVWFIDPEKFARVLSNVLRNAIAFASPGTTVNVDARTKEGGLVVCVTDCGREISAEHLGLIFEKFYREDGARPAERGRAGLGLAIAKELVVAHGGDIRAASKLGETTFTIRIPGARVASAHAISENGT, encoded by the coding sequence ATGAGGCAGAGGCTCAACCGGCAGTCCCAGCAGCTCTTCAGGAAGACGTTCGTGCGCATGCTCGTTGCACTCGTCGTGTACACGGCGGCGTTTGCCGCGCTCGCGCTCTGGGCAAACCTCTCGGTGTTTCCCTCGATCGCGGAGGGCATCGCCGAGAGCGCCCATTGGACCGAGGTCAGCCAGGAGCGCTACCGACAGATCAACGCGATGGGCCAAAGCACGACACTCGACGCCTGGCCGACGACGGATGGTAGGTACATGGCACGCGACCTTAGCGACTACCGGCGATTCCAGCAGCTGAAGATGCCCGCCGTGTCCGTCGCATACACGCTTGGCGCCGTAGCCCTCCTGTTTGTCACGCTCCGCCGCTCCTTCTCGTACTTCGACGAGCTCTCGAACGGGGTCACATCCCTTCTGGGCGATCCCGAAAGGCAGATAGAGCTGTCCGATGACCTTTCCCTCACGCAGGGCGACCTCCTGCGAATCCAACGGAGGGCCCTCTCAGATGCCAAGGCGGCCAAGATGGCCGAGCAGAGGAAGGACGAGCTCGTCGCCTACATAGCCCATGACATCAGGACGCCTCTCACGACCATCCTCGGCTATCTTGACATCCTGCGATCCACGCCAGACCTTCCGAGCGACGCGCGAGGGCGCTACGCCCAGATCAGCTATGACAGCGCGACCAGGCTGAACGATCTGCTCGACGAGTTCTTCGAGGTGACCCGCTACAACCTGCAGTCAATTCCCCTGAAACGCGAGGACACGGACGTCGCGCTCCTGTGTCGGCAGGTGGAGGAGGAGCTTCATCCGGACTCGCAGGCAAGGGGGGTCGCCATCGCCCACGGCGGACCGGACGAGCTCGTGTGGTTCATCGACCCCGAGAAGTTTGCCCGCGTGCTCTCTAACGTCCTGAGAAACGCCATCGCCTTCGCCTCGCCAGGAACCACGGTCAACGTGGACGCTCGGACCAAGGAAGGGGGGCTCGTGGTCTGCGTCACCGACTGCGGCAGGGAGATATCGGCCGAACACCTGGGACTGATCTTCGAGAAGTTCTATCGCGAGGATGGCGCACGCCCGGCAGAGCGTGGCAGGGCCGGATTGGGCCTTGCCATCGCCAAGGAGCTGGTCGTGGCCCATGGTGGTGACATCCGTGCAGCCAGCAAGCTGGGCGAGACGACCTTCACTATCCGCATCCCGGGCGCAAGGGTCGCATCGGCGCACGCGATATCCGAGAACGGAACCTGA
- a CDS encoding ATP-dependent Clp protease ATP-binding subunit, whose translation MRLSNLTNGAEQAMARSREIASSLGQHLVGSEHLLLSLLRDEGAASSVLGAFGVRYGSVMAALSRTDGELASQHAGYLGLSYTPNATHVLEHAKRHAEEIRSILISTEQILWGILDVEECLAFQILSTMGVDMHQLRRILEEDSLAAVSAIRSSGISEDEGSSFGTLEEFGTDLTERAAKGELDEVIGRKDDMRQLMQILGRRRKNNPLILGDPGVGKSALVEGLADLIVVGKVPSYLKGVRIITLDLGSIVSGSKYRGDFERRMRGCIQEAMRAGNVILFIDEIHSVIGAGAGEGSVDAGSILKPPLSRGDIQVIGATTIDEYRKRFTNDPALERRFQPLTIEEPDSDETLLILDGLKERYESFHGVSYTSEALESAVGLSGRYLSGRHQPDKAIDVMDAAGARLCYESTMGEAGETGLASEGAVVVDKHLVAEIVSEASGVPVSRLTEEQSKRLLKMEEALERRVVGQDEAVSVVSKTIRRVRAGLSDPRRPGGSFLFLGPTGVGKTELAKALAEFLFGSEGSLITFDMSEYMEKFAVSRLIGAPPGYVGYDEGGQLTKAVRLHPYSVILFDEMEKAHPDVFNILLQVLEEGRLTDGQGRKVNFRNAIVIMTSNVGARDIMRDRTVGFMPTTEEADALAVRKDVTSSLSRMFRPEFLNRIDRQVIFNRITGENGIKIVDLMLGDLLERLGGRGLGIEVTPEAKGLLAKEGIDEKYGARSLRRVIQQRLEDPISEGILRGDWDDGDVIHVDCEDDGLQIS comes from the coding sequence ATGAGACTCAGCAACCTGACCAACGGTGCCGAACAGGCGATGGCGCGGTCCAGAGAGATCGCAAGCTCGCTCGGCCAGCATCTTGTGGGCTCTGAGCACCTGCTCCTCTCGCTCCTACGGGACGAGGGCGCCGCCTCAAGCGTCCTTGGCGCCTTCGGGGTGCGCTATGGCAGCGTCATGGCCGCCCTGTCCAGGACGGACGGCGAGCTTGCAAGCCAGCATGCGGGTTACCTCGGCCTGAGCTACACCCCCAACGCCACCCATGTTCTCGAGCACGCGAAGCGCCATGCGGAGGAGATACGTTCCATCCTCATCTCCACCGAACAGATCCTCTGGGGCATCCTCGATGTCGAGGAGTGTCTGGCCTTTCAGATCCTGTCCACCATGGGCGTGGACATGCACCAGCTGCGTCGCATCCTCGAGGAGGATTCGCTTGCCGCCGTGTCGGCCATACGCAGCAGCGGCATCTCGGAGGACGAGGGCTCGTCCTTCGGCACCCTGGAGGAGTTTGGCACCGACCTCACCGAGCGTGCCGCCAAGGGGGAGCTTGACGAGGTCATCGGCCGCAAGGACGACATGCGCCAGCTGATGCAGATCCTGGGCCGCCGTCGCAAGAACAACCCGCTGATCCTGGGCGACCCTGGTGTGGGCAAGAGCGCCCTGGTCGAGGGCCTGGCCGACCTCATCGTCGTCGGCAAGGTTCCCTCCTACCTCAAAGGCGTCAGGATCATCACCCTTGACCTTGGCAGCATAGTCTCGGGCAGCAAGTACCGCGGCGACTTCGAGAGGCGCATGCGCGGCTGCATCCAGGAGGCCATGCGGGCAGGCAACGTCATCCTCTTCATCGACGAGATTCACTCGGTCATCGGCGCCGGCGCCGGAGAGGGCTCCGTGGACGCCGGGTCCATCCTGAAGCCACCCCTCTCCCGTGGCGACATCCAGGTGATCGGTGCCACCACCATCGACGAGTACCGCAAGCGCTTCACCAACGACCCCGCCCTCGAGCGCAGGTTCCAGCCCCTTACCATAGAGGAGCCCGACTCCGACGAGACCCTGCTCATCCTCGACGGCCTGAAGGAGCGCTACGAGAGCTTCCACGGCGTGAGCTACACGTCCGAGGCCCTCGAGTCCGCAGTCGGGCTCTCCGGCCGCTACCTCAGCGGTCGCCACCAGCCCGACAAGGCCATCGACGTCATGGATGCCGCCGGCGCCCGTCTGTGCTACGAGTCCACCATGGGCGAGGCGGGCGAGACCGGGCTCGCTTCCGAAGGCGCCGTCGTGGTGGACAAGCACCTCGTCGCCGAGATCGTGAGCGAGGCCTCGGGCGTGCCCGTCTCCCGCCTCACCGAGGAGCAGTCCAAGCGCCTGCTCAAGATGGAGGAGGCGCTGGAGCGCAGGGTGGTCGGCCAGGACGAGGCCGTGTCCGTGGTGTCCAAGACCATACGACGCGTGCGTGCCGGCCTGTCCGACCCGCGCCGTCCCGGCGGCTCCTTCCTCTTCCTGGGCCCCACTGGCGTAGGTAAGACCGAGCTGGCAAAGGCGCTGGCCGAGTTCCTCTTCGGCAGCGAGGGCTCCCTCATCACCTTCGACATGTCCGAGTACATGGAGAAGTTCGCCGTCTCCAGGCTCATCGGGGCCCCTCCCGGATACGTGGGCTACGACGAGGGGGGTCAGCTCACCAAGGCGGTGAGGCTGCACCCATACTCGGTCATCCTCTTCGACGAGATGGAGAAGGCCCATCCCGACGTCTTCAACATCCTCCTGCAGGTGCTTGAGGAGGGCAGGCTCACCGACGGCCAGGGGCGCAAGGTCAACTTCCGCAACGCCATCGTCATCATGACCAGCAATGTGGGTGCCCGCGACATCATGCGCGACCGTACCGTGGGCTTCATGCCCACCACCGAGGAGGCGGACGCCCTGGCCGTGCGCAAGGACGTCACCAGCTCGCTTTCCAGGATGTTCCGCCCCGAGTTCCTCAACCGTATCGACCGCCAGGTCATCTTCAATCGCATCACTGGTGAGAACGGCATCAAGATCGTCGATCTCATGCTGGGCGACCTCCTTGAGAGGCTCGGAGGTAGGGGTCTGGGCATCGAGGTCACGCCGGAGGCCAAGGGGCTCCTTGCCAAGGAGGGCATAGACGAGAAATATGGCGCCCGCTCCCTGCGCAGGGTCATCCAGCAGAGGCTGGAAGACCCGATAAGCGAGGGCATCCTTCGCGGCGACTGGGACGACGGTGACGTCATCCACGTTGACTGCGAGGACGATGGCCTCCAGATCAGCTAG